From the uncultured Trichococcus sp. genome, one window contains:
- a CDS encoding N-acetylmuramoyl-L-alanine amidase, with product MGYTINDRRASALGGQRKDRSLASITTIGWHYTAVLRKNRAFITNHEAYWRDTLGWDRGGYHFYIDADGQIWQNYDYERITWGVKDSNGYVVHISVEAGNGGDYSQAQIDAREWLTRKIMADLNVPASKVKGHWEIYNNSSCPGYTKVQMDAFRAKLAQPAGSTVAAAPAAPVQVAHAPTPSPASKWVAESGTFSPRFAINVRNAPNTSAGIVATYSAGENVRYDSYYNDGRYVWIHYKSYSGHDRYMVCRENGTAWGNFY from the coding sequence ATGGGCTACACAATTAACGACAGACGTGCATCGGCGCTGGGCGGTCAACGCAAGGACAGAAGCCTGGCATCAATCACAACGATCGGATGGCACTACACCGCAGTATTGCGCAAAAACAGAGCTTTTATCACCAATCACGAAGCATACTGGCGCGACACACTCGGATGGGACCGCGGTGGCTATCATTTTTATATCGACGCTGACGGGCAGATCTGGCAGAACTACGACTATGAGCGCATCACGTGGGGTGTCAAGGACAGCAATGGCTACGTGGTCCATATCAGCGTTGAAGCTGGTAACGGCGGCGATTACTCACAAGCGCAGATTGATGCACGTGAGTGGTTGACACGCAAGATCATGGCTGACCTAAATGTTCCGGCAAGCAAGGTCAAAGGCCACTGGGAAATTTACAATAACAGCAGCTGCCCTGGTTACACCAAAGTGCAGATGGACGCTTTCCGCGCGAAACTGGCACAGCCTGCAGGTTCAACTGTAGCCGCTGCACCTGCAGCGCCTGTTCAGGTCGCACATGCACCAACGCCTTCACCGGCCAGCAAGTGGGTTGCCGAAAGCGGCACGTTCTCACCACGCTTCGCGATCAACGTCCGAAACGCGCCGAACACGTCGGCTGGGATTGTGGCAACGTATAGCGCCGGCGAAAATGTCCGCTATGATAGTTACTATAACGATGGCCGTTATGTCTGGATCCATTACAAATCTTATAGCGGGCATGATCGTTATATGGTATGTCGGGAGAACGGCACCGCCTGGGGAAATTTTTACTAG
- a CDS encoding phage holin family protein has translation MKEIIELLRSQLLKMSGDGSWIFGAVSGGFAIAIPQWIYTQGWSVNHTILIGILIGVIGMEWLVGGRLAKLSPVKKNSSEVAIDSAIRDVIIIGMCAAGYGFDFLFNTGSVIYVIITAAFIYHNFYSLVANIAVLGWEKHFPMWLLNWLDNEIAAKKEKYFPVKNKEGK, from the coding sequence ATGAAAGAAATTATTGAGTTGCTAAGAAGCCAATTATTAAAAATGAGCGGGGATGGATCTTGGATATTTGGTGCGGTGTCAGGTGGTTTTGCAATTGCTATCCCGCAATGGATTTACACGCAAGGATGGAGCGTAAATCATACGATCCTAATTGGCATACTGATCGGTGTCATTGGCATGGAATGGCTAGTCGGCGGGAGACTTGCAAAGCTATCACCGGTCAAGAAAAACTCGAGCGAAGTTGCTATTGATTCAGCGATTCGGGACGTGATCATTATCGGCATGTGTGCAGCTGGCTATGGTTTTGATTTCTTATTCAATACCGGCAGCGTGATTTATGTGATTATCACGGCGGCTTTTATCTATCACAATTTTTATTCGCTGGTCGCAAACATCGCAGTCCTGGGGTGGGAGAAACATTTTCCTATGTGGCTGCTGAATTGGTTAGATAACGAAATCGCAGCCAAAAAGGAGAAATATTTCCCGGTCAAAAATAAGGAGGGTAAATAA